Genomic window (Chryseobacterium sp. H1D6B):
AAATGATCAGGCAAGACGGTATATTAAAGAAAAACTAATCCAATGAATAACTTACAACAAAAAAAATTTCCAATAGGGCAGTTTCAGGAACCAGCAGATATTTCTGATGTTAAGCTGGATGAAAATCTAAAGGTCATTAAAAATTTTCCAGATAAGCTGAAAACTCTTCTTGAAGACTGGACAGATGACCAGCTGGATACCCCGTACAGAGAAGGAGGATGGACTGTAAGACAGCTTGTCAATCATATTGCAGACAGCCATATCAACAGCTTTATCCGGTTTAAATTAGCTTTAACAGAAGACAACCCGACGATAAAACCCTATGATGAAGCTAAATGGGCAGAACTGCAGGACAGCAGAAATATGCCGATAAAACCAGCAATGAGAATGATAAAAGGGACCCACCAAAGATGGACAGTACTTCTTAAAACTCTTACCAATAAACAATTTGAAAGAACATTTCATCATCCTGAACAAAATAAAGATTTCGATCTAAGAAGATATCTCGCTTTTTATGTATGGCACTGCGACCACCATTTTGCCCACATTGACAATTTAAAGAAAGAAAAGGGTTGGTAAAAAAAAGTCTCCATAACCGGTTATATTTCGAGGAAATTGTCACCAGGATTTCCAAACTATCAGAAGATATCCCAAGAAAATGGGGGAAAATGAACACTGCTCAAATGCTTATGCACTGTCATTTGATCCTCCAAATTCCGTTAAAAAAAATAGAGCTGCCAGAAATTAATGTCTTTTTAAGAGGCATTGGAATTCTTACAAAAAAAGAAATACAGCTTTTTAATAATGGAATTCCCCACAATATGCCCACTTTTCAAAAAGTTATCGTTAATTTTGAATGTAGTTTTGAAACAAGCAGATCAAAACTTATCCAAACATTGAATGAATATTGGGAGTTGTATGAAAATAAAAATCTCCCTGAAAATCATCAGCTTTTTGGAAAAATGAATGAAAAAGATTGGGGATTTTTGGAATATAAACATCTCGATCATCACCTTAAACAATTTAACGTATGAGTTTTTTTGATAAAATATTCGGCGGAAAAGAAGAACAGCCGGAACAACAATATATTTGGAACAAGATCACTTCTGAAGAGGATCTTAAAAAAGCTGTTGAACAGTCTTATAGCAATAAAATAGCAATATTCAAACATTCAACCAGCTGTTTCATAAGCAAAACTGTATTGAAAAATTTTGAAAAAGAAATAGAAAACATAAATCAAAAGGCAGATCTTTATTACCTAGATTTGTTAGCTCACAGACTGCTTTCCAATAAGATAGCTGAAGATTTCGGAGTTACCCATCAAAGTCCTCAATTAATCGTTATAGAAAACGGAAAAGCTGTCAATAACGCTTCGCACCAAGATATTTCTATAAGCCTGCTCGCCTAATGAAGAATATTAATAATTATTTAGCTAAAGTTCTTAATGTTCCGCTTGAAAAAGTGAACACCTGCAGTCTGCACTATGAAGTAAAAAAGATTCCTAAAAATCAATTTCTTTTGCAGTATGGTGAGATCTGCAGATATATATTCTTTGTAGAGAAAGGTCTTATAAAGATGTATTCTATTGATAAAAACGGGAAAGAACACATTATACAGTTCGCTCCTGAAAGCTGGCTTATTTCAGACAGAAGCAGCCTCTATTTCAATGAAAAATCAATTTATTACATAGAAGCTGTTGAGGATTCAGAAGTGCTGTATTTACATCCTGATTTTTTCAATAAACTGGTTGAGCAGTTTCCAAACAGCATTGAAAGAAGTGATATCTTACTGCAAAAGCACGTGAGAAGCCTTCAAAACAGAATCAATTCTTTATTAGGCGAAACAGCGGAAGAAAGATACATGAAGTTCATTAAAATGTATCCGGATTTATTACTGAGAGTTCCTCAATGGATGATCGCTTCCTATCTGGGTATTACACCCGAAAGTTTAAGCCGTGTAAGAAAAGAACTTGCCAGAAAAAATTTCATTCCCAATAAATAATCTACCTCATTTTCGCAAGATTTCCAAGCTGTTTAAGTTTTAGCTGAATATCTTCAGACCAGGGCAGTCCGATACAAAGCCTCATACAGTTTTCAAACTGATCTTGGAGCGTAAACATTCTTCCGGGGGCAATACTGATGTTCTGTTTAATCGCCAGATTATACAATGCTCTTGTCTGGATACTTTTATCGAATTCCACCCAAAGGGAAAGCCCGCCCTGAGGCCTGCTTGTTTTTGTTCCTTCAGGGAAATATGCAGCGATCGTCTGTACATAATTTTGATAATTATTCTGCAGGGTACGGCGGAGCTGGTGGAGGTGTTTTTCGTACCTCCCAGTTTTTAGAAAGTTGGCCACAGCTTCATTAACGATGGTAATGGAAGAAGTAGCATGAAGCAACTTGAGTTTCAATATTTTATCTTTATACTTTCCAGGGGCGATCCAGCCGACACGATATCCAGGCGCCAATGTTTTTGAAATGGAACTGCAGTACAATACATTTCCTTCTTTGTCAAATGATTTGCAGCATTTCGGGCGGTTTGGTCCAAAATAAAGATCTCCATATACATCATCTTCAATAAGCGGGATATTATTTTCCGCCAGTAATCTTACCACTTCTTTTTTGTTTTCATCAGACATACAGCTTCCCAAAGGAGCATTGAAATTTGGGATCAATAAGCAGATATTGATCTTTGGGATTGCTTTCTTCAACGCATCAATCTCAATTCCTGTAGTAGGATGGGTGGGAAGTTCCAGTACTCTCAGTCCTAATCCGTTGGCCAATTGTAAAATCCCCGGATAACATGGACTTTCTATAGCAATGGTATCTCCCGGTTTTCCTAAAGCCATTAAACAAAAAGATAAAGCATTCATGCCTCCGTTTGTGGTCACCAGATCATTTTCATTAAAATTCCCGCCCCATGGCAGTGAACGTAAAGCGATTATTCTTCTCAGCTTTAAATTCCCCTGCAGTTCTTCAAACTCTGTTCCTCCTTCTTTAAGC
Coding sequences:
- a CDS encoding YfiT family bacillithiol transferase; amino-acid sequence: MNNLQQKKFPIGQFQEPADISDVKLDENLKVIKNFPDKLKTLLEDWTDDQLDTPYREGGWTVRQLVNHIADSHINSFIRFKLALTEDNPTIKPYDEAKWAELQDSRNMPIKPAMRMIKGTHQRWTVLLKTLTNKQFERTFHHPEQNKDFDLRRYLAFYVWHCDHHFAHIDNLKKEKGW
- the ytxJ gene encoding bacillithiol system redox-active protein YtxJ, whose translation is MSFFDKIFGGKEEQPEQQYIWNKITSEEDLKKAVEQSYSNKIAIFKHSTSCFISKTVLKNFEKEIENINQKADLYYLDLLAHRLLSNKIAEDFGVTHQSPQLIVIENGKAVNNASHQDISISLLA
- a CDS encoding Crp/Fnr family transcriptional regulator — protein: MKNINNYLAKVLNVPLEKVNTCSLHYEVKKIPKNQFLLQYGEICRYIFFVEKGLIKMYSIDKNGKEHIIQFAPESWLISDRSSLYFNEKSIYYIEAVEDSEVLYLHPDFFNKLVEQFPNSIERSDILLQKHVRSLQNRINSLLGETAEERYMKFIKMYPDLLLRVPQWMIASYLGITPESLSRVRKELARKNFIPNK
- a CDS encoding PLP-dependent aminotransferase family protein; its protein translation is MSKEFLYTEITNGIASQIRGGALKAGDKLPSVRTLCQEHQISMNTAKRVFLELESQSLVESKPQSGYFVSKLLSVKLPLSEVSRPSLIANNNEPDELISKVYENMGKKDITFFSIGIPSGDLLPQAKLKKEIINATRELKEGGTEFEELQGNLKLRRIIALRSLPWGGNFNENDLVTTNGGMNALSFCLMALGKPGDTIAIESPCYPGILQLANGLGLRVLELPTHPTTGIEIDALKKAIPKINICLLIPNFNAPLGSCMSDENKKEVVRLLAENNIPLIEDDVYGDLYFGPNRPKCCKSFDKEGNVLYCSSISKTLAPGYRVGWIAPGKYKDKILKLKLLHATSSITIVNEAVANFLKTGRYEKHLHQLRRTLQNNYQNYVQTIAAYFPEGTKTSRPQGGLSLWVEFDKSIQTRALYNLAIKQNISIAPGRMFTLQDQFENCMRLCIGLPWSEDIQLKLKQLGNLAKMR